The Desulfonatronospira thiodismutans ASO3-1 region GTGCCTTTCATCTCCCAGGTTGCTGTAGGCCGCCTGCCCAAACTGTCCATTTTCGGCAATGATTACCCCACCCGGGACGGTACCGGGGTTCGCGACTACATCCATGTCCTTGACCTGGCAAAGGGCCACTTGGCCGCGCTCATGGCCATGTCCGGAAAAAGCGGTGTCTTTACCTGGAACCTGGGAACCGGCAGAGGTTACACCGTCCTGGAGACCCTGCGGGCTTTTGAAAAGGCTGCAGGCAAGGCGGTTCCTTATGAAATTGTCCATCGCCGCCCAGGGGACATTGCCGAATGCTGGGCAGACCCGGAAAAGGCTCAACGGGATCTGGACTGGAAAGCAGATTATGGGCTTGAGGAAATGATGCAGGACGTATGGCGCTGGCAATCCATGAATCCTTATGGCTACCACGCGAAGCGCGTGGCAAGCCAGGCGAAGCGCGTGAACCGCTCACTCACTGTTCCTGAATCAGCCTGATCCGACCCAAAAGGGGATCACTGCGGGGTACGAATATCATCTCATCTGATTCCAAAAAAAAAATCAGCTACGCCCATGGAGCCGTCGGCATAAAAAAATGCCAGAACAAATTCTTCTGCCCCGGGATCTTCTGGCAGAACTATCCTTGCTCCATCCGGGACAGTGATGGACCTACCCTTGAGATTTTCTACAACCTCCCTGTCAGCCTTCACATACACACAGGCATTGTCTGTAGCGTTCACCACTGCACTGCTCCCCGCCGCACCCATAAACCTCCCCAATTCAGAGGCAAAAGCTCTGACTTCAAGGCTTTCCTGCTGACGGTAATTTATCCCCAGGTAAAGTCCCATACCCAGCGACATGATTATCAGCACCACCATGACTTCCAACAGGGAAAGCCCGGCTTTCCCGGAAAAACCCCCTTCTCTATAATTTGCCAATGCCCACTTCTCCTCGCCAGATCGCCCACTCTTTTTTATCCCACCCCCATACATCCTTCCCAATGGCTGCCCCGTGAAACAGCCCCAAAGCTCCCTGCCGCAAACAGAGTTTTCACCAGGGCCTTCCGCCCCATGCCCTATGCTCCATGCCCTATCAATTCTCCCAGCTCCTGATCTCGGCATCTTCGCCTTCACCTCCGGGCTGTCCGTCGGCTCCATAGGACAAAAGGTCGTAGTCTCCATGATCTCCCGGTGACTTGTAAACATATTCATTGCCCCAGGGATCAGACGGGATGTCCCTTGGCAGGTAAGGACCACTCCAGTTGTCAACTCCTGAAGGAGCGCGTCTCAAGGCCTCCAGACCCTGCTCAGTAGTGGGATATCTCCCTATGTCCAAACGGTAGGAATCCAGGGCAGTACCCAGAAGTTCGATCTGGGAACGGGCTGTACTCACCCTGGCCTCGTCCACATGCCTGAACAGCCTGGGTCCCACCAGGGAAGCCAGAAGACCCAGAATGATCATGACGATGATCAGCTCGATCAGTGAAAAGCCTGCCCTGTTTTTGCTCTTTATATTTGCTGTTTGGTTCATCAATTTATCCTCGCCTTCCTTAATACGATCATTTCTTCCCAATACCCTCTCCAAATTGCCCCATCACCCCCTCGCCCCGTCTTTTCCTTCAGCTCCATGCCCGATCCCCTCAGATCCCCATTTCATTCAGACTGAATACCGCCATAAGCATGGACACCACCATCACCCCTATGACCAGCCCCATGACCAGGATCACCGCCGGTTCAAAAATAGAGGTAAAGGATTTAACGGCCCTTCTCAGATCACGATCATACATATCTCCGACCTTTTCCAGCATAACGGCCATCTCTCCTGATTCCTCCCCCACGCGAAGCATATTAACAGCTAAGGGTGGAAAAATCCCATGCTGTTCCAGGGAGCCGGAAAGCATACGCCCCTGCTTGAGATCATCGTAAACAACTGCCAGCCTGTTTTTCAGTACAGTATTGCCCACCACGCCGCTGACTATGTTCATGGCCTCCAGTATGCTCACCCCGCTATTTAGAAGGGTGCCCAGGGTCCTGGAAAACCTGGCCAGTTCGAGTTTCAGAAAAATTGTACCCAGTAAGGGCAGCCGCATTCTCAAGCGGTCCCAAAAAAGCCTGCCCCCGGAAGTAGACCTTAGATATTTCAGCATAAGCAGGCATAAGACCGCACCAAGCCCTAGTGCCCACCAGTAATGAACAATAAAGTTGCCGCACCAGAGCATGACTCTGGTGGCCTGGGGCATCTCAATACCCATATCCACAAATATATCGGCGAACCTGGGAATAACAACCACAAGCATGACAAGCATTGAGGCTGCAGCGGTCAACCCAAGGATAGCCGGATATATCATGGATGAGACCAGATGTTCTCTCAGCCTGGCCATCTCGTTCATAAATTCTGACAAGCGCTCCAGTATAACATCCAGAATACCTCCGGACTCTCCTGCCCGGACCATATTGATAAATACTTCCGGAAAAACCTCTGGATGCTCTTCAAGGGCCTGGTACAGATGACTTCCCTCCCTGATGCGGCTGTGAACGTCTTTTATCACCCTGGCCAGCGACCTGTTTTCCGTCAGGTCACCCAAAAGGGCCAGAGATTTGTTCATAGTGATACCTGCCTTGAGCATGGCCCCAAGATGTTCGGTAAAGGCTGTCAGATCTTTAGTGCCTATCTTTCCACGCGCAAATGCATCCAGGCTGTGCAAATACAGCCAGGCATACTTTATTCTGTTCTGCGACCGGAATTCACTGTTTATGGCTTGCCTATCAAGAGGTTCAATAGACAAAGGGATCAGGTTTCGGGCATGCAGGCTGGCCGCCGCCTGTTTTTTGTCACTGGCATCAATCCTGCCCTGATGGACCCTGCCTTCTAAAGTTGATGCCCTGTATGTAAATTCCATCCAGCCGATTCCCTGTTTTGATAAAAAAGGGCTGACATAATTTCTGGAAAAGTACTGCCCCGAATACATTTGTTCAAAACCCCGGCAAACAGAGACAATTGAGCAAAATATATTCCAATCCAATCTATCCTGCTTTTAAGCAAAAGAGCAAGCATAAAGTTAAATCTACAATATGCAGACAAAAAGTACGGGAAAAACAGACACAGTATAAAGAATGAGTTCGCTATTCTAGAATATAATAAAAAAGTGTGTATAAATGAGGAGTTAATAACCATATCATTCTTATTCTTTTGAAGTTCATCTTTATGCTATCGAGATATCTTAAAACAACATGCATGAGAGGCATAACGAGATGTAAGAAAATGACAACAATTTGATTTTAATAGCTATTTACTATTTTTTTGGGAAAAAAGAATTTTTGCATTTGCTCTGTGAATAATGATGGCACGATAATTTCATTCACAAAATTATGAGGACGTGAAAATAATAATTGATTGCTGTTGATACACTTTTTGCGAATGGTTTCTGGAGAGAGCAATGAAAGCAATTATTCTGGCAGGAGGCCTGGGGACCAGATTGTCTGAAGAAACCACGGTAAGACCCAAGCCCATGGTGGAAATTGGAGGTATGCCCATTTTGTGGCATATTATGAAAATATACTCCGTGTATGGAGTAAATGAATTTATCGTCTGCTGCGGATATAAAGGAGAGGCAATCAAAGAATTTTTTGCAGACTACTTTCTCAAGCGCTCGGACATTACCTGCGACCTGAAGCATAACAAAATGACCATTCACCGCAATGACGTTGAACCATGGAAAGTCACCCTGGTGGATACAGGCCTGGAAACCATGAAAGGTGGGCGCATGCTCAAGGCCAGACAATACATTGGAAATGAAACCTGCCTTATGACTTACGGAGACGGGGTGAGCAACGTTGATATAACTGGATTGCTGGAATTCCACAAAAAGCAGAACGTCCTTGCAACCCTTACTGCTGTTCAGCCCCCAGGTAGATTCGGGGCATTCCGACTGGGCAAAGACCAGTATACCATATCCAGCTTCAAGGAAAAACCAGATGGCGACGGAGCATGGGTCAACGGTGGCTTTTTCGTTCTGGAACCTGAAGCACTGGACTATATTGAAGGCGAACATATCGACTGGGAGAACGAACCTATGGAGCGTCTTGCCGGAGAAGGAAAGCTGGCAGCCTATAAACACAGTGGATTCTGGCAGCCTATGGATACCCTGCGTGATAAAAACCTTCTGGAAAAACTCTGGCAGAGTGGCAAAGCTCCCTGGAAGGTGTGGTAAATGAACACAAAGTTCTGGGACAGCAAAAGAGTCCTTATTACAGGCAATACCGGTTTCAAGGGCAGTTGGCTGACTCTTTTGCTCCAGTCGCTGGGCGCTGAAGTAATCGGCTTTTCCCTGCCACCGCCTACAGAGCCCAGCCTTTTTGAATTAAGCCGGGCAGATCATGGTATTGTCATGGTCTATGGAGATATCCGGAACAGAAGCGTGGTGCAGGAAACCATGGACAGATACAGGCCGCAGATTGTGATGCACCTGGCGGCTCAGTCGCTGGTAAGAGCTTCCTACGAGAATCCCGTAGAAACCTATGATATCAACCTCATGGGTACTGTGCATATTCTTGATGCCATGAGAAACACTCCGGGAATAAAAGCTGCTGTCATGGTCACCAGCGACAAGTGCTATGAAAACCAGGAACAGGATCGACCCTACAGAGAAGAAGACCCCATGGGGGGATACGATCCCTACTCCAGCAGCAAAGGCTGCGATGAACTGATCATTTCCGCTTACAGAAGATCATATTTTTCAAATAACAACACAGCACTTGCCAGCGTTAGAGCCGGCAACGTAGTCGGCGGAGGGGACTGGGCCAAAGACAGACTGGTGGTGGATGCCATGCAGGCTTTTATGCACGGCAAGCCCCTGGTGCTTAGAAATCCCGATGCCGTACGCCCTTGGCAGCATGTACTGGACCCTTTATACGGCTATCTGATGCTGGCGGAAAAAATGTGGGAGCATGGTGCATCGTATGCCTCAGCCTGGAATTTTGGACCTGGCAGGGAAAGTTCGCAGTCTGTCTCGCAGCTTGCAAATATGCTGTGCAGGTTTTGGGGTAATGGGGCGTGCTGGGTATCTGACAAAGTCCCCAGCGACCAGCATGAGGCCAACCTTCTTCTTCTTGATGCACGCAAAGCCGAAATGAACCTTGACTGGTATCCGCAAATGGATGCCGCAACAAGTTTAGCCTGGACTGTAGAGTGGTACAGGGCCTACTCCAAGGGTGCAGACATGCGCGAGTTCACCCTGCAGCAACTTTCAGACTTTGCAGCACTGAGCAGATTCTATCCAAACCATGAACCACCAAAGAATAAAAAATATGGATTTTATCCCGACCACCCTTAACGGAGCATATCTGATCCGTTTAGAACGGCAT contains the following coding sequences:
- the rfbG gene encoding CDP-glucose 4,6-dehydratase, with product MNTKFWDSKRVLITGNTGFKGSWLTLLLQSLGAEVIGFSLPPPTEPSLFELSRADHGIVMVYGDIRNRSVVQETMDRYRPQIVMHLAAQSLVRASYENPVETYDINLMGTVHILDAMRNTPGIKAAVMVTSDKCYENQEQDRPYREEDPMGGYDPYSSSKGCDELIISAYRRSYFSNNNTALASVRAGNVVGGGDWAKDRLVVDAMQAFMHGKPLVLRNPDAVRPWQHVLDPLYGYLMLAEKMWEHGASYASAWNFGPGRESSQSVSQLANMLCRFWGNGACWVSDKVPSDQHEANLLLLDARKAEMNLDWYPQMDAATSLAWTVEWYRAYSKGADMREFTLQQLSDFAALSRFYPNHEPPKNKKYGFYPDHP
- the rfbF gene encoding glucose-1-phosphate cytidylyltransferase, yielding MKAIILAGGLGTRLSEETTVRPKPMVEIGGMPILWHIMKIYSVYGVNEFIVCCGYKGEAIKEFFADYFLKRSDITCDLKHNKMTIHRNDVEPWKVTLVDTGLETMKGGRMLKARQYIGNETCLMTYGDGVSNVDITGLLEFHKKQNVLATLTAVQPPGRFGAFRLGKDQYTISSFKEKPDGDGAWVNGGFFVLEPEALDYIEGEHIDWENEPMERLAGEGKLAAYKHSGFWQPMDTLRDKNLLEKLWQSGKAPWKVW
- a CDS encoding prepilin-type N-terminal cleavage/methylation domain-containing protein, which translates into the protein MEPTDSPEVKAKMPRSGAGRIDRAWSIGHGAEGPGENSVCGRELWGCFTGQPLGRMYGGGIKKSGRSGEEKWALANYREGGFSGKAGLSLLEVMVVLIIMSLGMGLYLGINYRQQESLEVRAFASELGRFMGAAGSSAVVNATDNACVYVKADREVVENLKGRSITVPDGARIVLPEDPGAEEFVLAFFYADGSMGVADFFFGIR
- the gspG gene encoding type II secretion system major pseudopilin GspG, producing the protein MNQTANIKSKNRAGFSLIELIIVMIILGLLASLVGPRLFRHVDEARVSTARSQIELLGTALDSYRLDIGRYPTTEQGLEALRRAPSGVDNWSGPYLPRDIPSDPWGNEYVYKSPGDHGDYDLLSYGADGQPGGEGEDAEIRSWEN
- a CDS encoding type II secretion system F family protein, encoding MEFTYRASTLEGRVHQGRIDASDKKQAAASLHARNLIPLSIEPLDRQAINSEFRSQNRIKYAWLYLHSLDAFARGKIGTKDLTAFTEHLGAMLKAGITMNKSLALLGDLTENRSLARVIKDVHSRIREGSHLYQALEEHPEVFPEVFINMVRAGESGGILDVILERLSEFMNEMARLREHLVSSMIYPAILGLTAAASMLVMLVVVIPRFADIFVDMGIEMPQATRVMLWCGNFIVHYWWALGLGAVLCLLMLKYLRSTSGGRLFWDRLRMRLPLLGTIFLKLELARFSRTLGTLLNSGVSILEAMNIVSGVVGNTVLKNRLAVVYDDLKQGRMLSGSLEQHGIFPPLAVNMLRVGEESGEMAVMLEKVGDMYDRDLRRAVKSFTSIFEPAVILVMGLVIGVMVVSMLMAVFSLNEMGI